The window TGCAGGTCGCCGTTGGCGTAGGGCAGCCCGCAGGTCACCACCGCCGGGTTCTCGGTGGGGAAGTCCTCGTGGCTCATAGGGGACACTCTCTGCGGCGACACCAAAATCCCGCTGATTCGGATCGGCCGATCCGGGGCGGACGCGGGGGCGAGGTGAGGCGGTCGGGGCGCCTATCTCGTCTCGTCGAGATCGCCCAGGAACGACACGAGCATCTCCCGACTCACGTGCGGCATCACGACGATCCGGACCAGCCCCGAGCCCGTCCGTGAGAGCCGCCATCCCCGGTCTCGAAGGGCCTCGAAGGTGGCCGCCGAGAGGTCGACCACGACGATCGGCAGTTCCACGTCTGCGACGTCGAAGCCGCGCTCGCGGAGTTCGCCCGCGAGCCAGCGTGCGAGACGGTCGGCGCGCTCGTACTCCCGGCGGTAGCCGTCGGGCCACAACGCGTCCATCGCGGCGGCCGCGCCGGCGACGCCCGCGCCGCTTCGGGTCCCCGTCAGCGACGCCTGCGACGTGGATTCGAGATACGGCGTGTCGACCGCCAGCGCGTCCATCCCCGTACGCTCGCGGAACAGCAGGCCGCCGGCGGGGATGACCGCCCGCCCGCACTTGTGGGGGTCGATCGTCATCGAGTCGATCGGGGCGTGGCCGAAGTGCCACTCGTGATCGGTGAAGGGGAGGAGGAAGCCGCCCCAGGCGGCGTCGACGTGGCAGTACGCGCCGGCGTCGTGGGCGAGTTCGGCGAGTTCGGGGATCGGATCGACGCGACCGTACTCGGTCGTTCCCGCGACGCCGACGACCAGCACCGTATCCTCGTCGATCGCGGCCGCGACGGCGTCGACGTCCGCGCGGTGGTCGGCGTCGGTCGGGACCGTCCGCAACTCGACGCCGAGCACCTCGGCGGCCTTCGTGAAGGAGAAGTGGACGCTCTCGGGCGCGACGACGTTCGGTTCGTCGGCGTCGGCGCGGTTCCGCGCCGAGCGCACCGCCTGGATGTTCGCCTCGGTCCCGCCGCTCGTGACGTAGCCGTGCGGCGGTCCGTCGCGGGCGGCGGTCCGCACACCGGCCTGGTTCGGGAACGTCGAATCGAGACCGGCCAACTCGCCGAGCATCGCCACCGCGCGCGCCTCGAGTTCGCCGATCTCGGCGTACGTGGCCGGGTCCCCCGGATTCGTCGCGAGGAACCGCTCTGCGGCCTCGCGCGCCGCGGGATGCGGCTCCGTGCACATCGAGGAGAGAACGCGGTCGAACGTCTGCGGGGCCGCCCGCTGCATAGCGTTCGGTACTTCCCGGTCGCGTTTAGGCATTCTGTTCTGTCGGGACCGCGTCGATCAGGGAATCGACGACCCGTCCGTGGCTGGAACGGACGGCCCGTCGAACGCCTCGATCAGCGCACCGAGTCGAGGAGGAGTCGCTGCTCGACGCGCTTGGCCTCGTGCTGGACGTCGCGGACGGCGTCGATGTTCGCCGACACCGACGAGATGCCCTTCTCGACGAGGAACTGGACCATCTGCGGCTTCGAGGCCGCCTGTCCGCAGATGCTGGTCTTGACGCCGAGGTCGCGGCACGTCTCGATGGTGTCGCCCATGAGCTTCAGTACCGACGGGTGGAGTTCGTCGAAGCGGTCGGCGACGCGTCCGTTGTTCCGATCGACCGCCAGCGTGTACTGCGTGAGGTCGTTCGTCCCGAACGAGACGAAGTCGATACCGGCCTCGGCCATCGACTCGACACCGAGGGCGGCCGCCGGCGTCTCGATCATCACGCCCCACTCCCGCTTTTCGGGATCGACTCCGGCCTGCTTCAGCAGATTTCGGGCGCGCACGACGTCCTCGGCGTCGTTGACGAGCGGGAACATGATCTCGACGTTGTCGTAGCCCATCTCGTATATGCGCCGGAACGCCTCCAGTTCGTGCTCGAACAGCCCCGGATTGTCCAGCGAGCGGCGGATCCCGCGGTAACCGAGCATCGGGTTGTGCTCGCGGGGTTCGTCGCCGCCGCCCTCCAACTGCCTGAACTCGTCGGTCGGGGCGTCGAGCGTCCGGACGCGGACCGGTCGAGGGTAGAACTCCTCGGCCGCCGTCCGGATGCCGTCGACGAGTTCGTCGACGTAGGCGCGCTCGCCGTTGTCCGCGATGTACTTCGTGGGCGTCTTGCCGAGCGAGAGGACCATGTGTTCGATCCGGAGGAGGCCGATGCCGTCCGCTCCGGTCGCCGCCGCGCGCTCGGCCGCTTCCGGGATCGAGACGTTGACCTTCACCTCCGTCGCCGTCATCGGCTTGACGGGCGTCTTCGGACGGGCCTCCTCGATCGGCTCGTGCTGTTCTTCCTCGGCCTCCGCGCCCGCGCGGACGGTTCCCTTGTCGCCGTCGATGGTGATCGGCTGGCCGTCTTCGAGCTGCCGGGTGGCCGATCCCGTGCCGACGACCGCCGGGACGCCGAGTTCGCGGGAGACGATCGCCGCGTGGGAGGTCATTCCACCCTCGTCGGTGACGATTCCCGAGGCGCGCTTCATCGCGGGGACCATGTCCGGCATCGTCATCTCGGTGACGATGATGTCGCCGTCGCCGACCTGATCGAGGTGGTCGAGCTTCGTGACGATGCGGGCCTCGCCCGAGGCGATCCCGGGGCTGGATCCGAGGCCGCGGAAGAGGACGTCGCCGTCGCCCTCGCTCCCGTTCGAGTCGCCGTTCGCACCGCCGTTCCCGGCGACCGCTGCGGCGTCGTCCGCTTCCGCCTCGTCGATGGTCGTGATCGGCCGCGACTGGAGCATGTACACCTCGCCGCCGTGGACCGCCCACTCGACGTCCTGGGGGTGCCGTAGTGGTCTTCGACGCGCTCGCCGAGTTCGACCAGTTCGTCGATCTCCTCGTCGGAGAGCACCCGCTTGCTCCGCTTCTCGTCGGGGACCTCGCGCTCGACGGTCTCGCCGGTCTCCTCGTCTTTGACCATCATCATCTTCTTGTCGGCGACGGTGACCGTCTCCACCTCCGCCGTCTCCCGGTCGATCACGTAGTTGTCCGGGGAGACCGACCCGGAGACGACCGCCTCGCCCAGCCCCCAGGCGGCCTCGATGATGATCTGCGGTTCGCCCGTCGAGGGGTGAGAGGTGAACAGGACGCCGGACTTCTCGGCGTCGACCATCTCCTGGACGACGACCGCGATGTCGACCTCGTCGTGGGGGAAGCCCTGGCGGTTCCGGTAGTAGATCGCGCGCTGGGAGAACAGCGACGCCCAGCACTCTTTGACCCGATCGACTAAGGCGTCCTCCCGGACGTTCAGGAACGTCTCCTGCTGGCCCGCGAAGGAGGCGTCCGGGAGGTCCTCGGCGGTCGCCGACGAGCGGACGGCGACGAACCGCTCGCCGTCGCCGAGGTCCCGATACGCCGAGACGATTCCGTCTCTGACGTCGTCGGGGACGGGCGTCTCCATAATGAGCTCGTGCGCGCGCTCGTGCGCCTCGCGGAGCGCCTCGGTGTCCTCGTGATCGACGTCGACGGCCGCGAACAGTTCCTCGTCGATACCCGCGTTCTCGATGAACTCGCGGTACGTCGCGGCGGTCACGACGAACCCCGACGGCACGGGCAGCCCTGCCGCAGTGAGTTCGCCCAGTGAAGCCGCCTTCCCGCCGACGTGATCGACGTCGGCGGACCGCACGTCGTCCAGCCAAGCTACAGCCATTAGCGTGTGCAATTCCGCAGATATCCCTAAAGTACTTTCCGAAGAGTGCAACGATGAATAAAACGTACTCGGAACCGAGTACGTAATCGAGGGAGTCGGCGGCGAGAGGTTCTTTAGTCCCGATGTCCTTCGAACGACTGTGATTCCGGAATGGGTCTCGTCGCTGCCGCCGTGGCTCGTTTTCGGCCTCCTGGGCGGCGGCCTCGCCTCCGTGGTCGTCGCCGGCGTGTTCCTCGTCGGCGGGCGGTTGTTCCCCGACGAGCCCGCACCCAGGGGTCACCGCGTCGACGGGTCGGCGCGCCGTCGCACGGAGATCCGCAAGTACCTTCGGACCATTTCGGAGCCGTTCGTCGAGGATCACGCGATCCACGGGGAGACGGTCGAGTTCTATCTCCCCCGGCGCGACGTCGCGCTCACCTTCGACGCGCAGGCGTACTTCCGTCTCGAACGCGCGGGGACGTACACCGTCCTCTGCGAACACGAGATGCCGGTGCACGCGCTGGGGCGGCGGCTCCCCTTCGACGTTCCGGAGTTCGACTTCGGACCGCGGGGACGAACGAGCAACGACCCCGTGGGCGAGGCGTTCGACCACCTCGATCTCGCCCGGACCGCGAGTCCCGAGGCCGTCAGAGACGCCTACCGCGACCGCGTGAAGACGGTCCACCCCGACCACGGCGGCTCGCAGGCGGAGTTCAAGCGCCTGCAGGAGGCGTACGCGACCGCCCGAGAGCACGCCGCGGAGTGAACGGGACGAACCCGAGCCGTCCCGAGCGTTTTTATACGAGTACGGAACCACACCGCCCGTGATCTGAACCGCACCACGGCGCGTCTCGCGGGCGTGTGACACACCGCGCCGTGGTTCGAGCGGCGATTCGGCCGTCTCGCCCATCGTGTCACCTGTTCGCCAATTCGAGGTTCACGTAGCCTATACTAGCGTTTGCAAGTCTTCACTCACTCGATCGCACGACAGCGTGCGATCGGACGAGCAATTAGTTGCAAACGCTACTATAGTGTCGCTGCCGCCGCTCGCTCTCCCGACCGGCCGCGAGCGCCACCGGACCCCTGGGTCGCCACCGGCGACCGCCGTCACCGATTTGCGCCCGTCGGTCGTACCTCCCGTCGTGGACGACATCGACTACCTCCCGCGGGCCGTCTACCTCTCGGGGGCGGACGCGCTCGTCGTCGCCGACCTCCACGTCGGACGGAGCGAGTCGTCCGCCGTCGAGTACCCCCTCGGCGAGCGACGCGACCTCCTCGAACGGCTCCGGGACCTGCTCGGCGCTGTCGGTCCGGAGACGGTCGTCTTCGCCGGCGACATCCTCCATCGGTTCGGGACGGTCTCCGAGCGCAGTCGGGAGACCGTCGAGCGGGTCGTCGCAGCCTGCCACGACGCCGGCGGCGATCCGGTCTTCGTCCGCGGGAACCACGACGCGGCGCTGGACTCGGTCCGCGACGACGTCAGAGACGCGTACCTCGCCGGCGACGACCCGCGAACCGTGGTCTGTCACGGCCACGAGGAGCCGCCGCTCGACGCCGAGAGATACGTGATCGGCCACGACCACCCGGCGATCGAGATCGAGGGACGGCGACGCCCCTGTTTCCTCGACGTCCCCGACGCCTACCGCGGCGCCGACGTCCTGATGCTCCCCGCGTTCTCGCGGCTCGCCGCCGGCGTCGAGATCAACGACGCGCGCGACGACAATCTGCTCTCGCCGCTGGTCTGCGGTCTCGACCGCGCCCGACCGATCGTCTACGACGAGGACCGAGCGGAGGCGCTCGCGTTCCCGCCGCTGGAGTCGTTTCGGCGGTTGCTCTGATCGGGCGAGACCCGGAGCAGTGCCGCGGTCAGCGATCCCGCTCGACCGCGCGAGCGGCCTCGCGGCCGCTCCGCATCGCGCCCTGAATCGACGACCACGCGGTGTAGTCGCCGGCGAGGTACGTCGATCCGCCCGGCGCGCGGGCGTCCGGCAGCGACTCGTGGATCCCCGGCGGCTGATCGAACTGCGCGAACTCGATCCGGTGGGTCCGGACCGGTTCGAGTCCCGAGAAGTCGCGTTCGGGGTACCACGACTCCAGCGTCAGCCGCGTCTCCTCTGCGAGCGCCGACGCGTCGCGCTCCAGCGCAGCGTCGCCCAGGAAGGTCGCGTTGAACAGCGCCGTCCCGTCCGGGGCGTACTCGGGGGCGACCTCCGACATCGGGACGACCGTGTTCGGCGACGGGTCGGCGGCGTTGAGCAGGATCTTCCGGCCCGTCCGCGGAGCGTCCTCGGCCGGCAGTCGGTAGTACTGCGTCACGCAGCCGCGGGCCTCGACCGGGATCGACTCGACGCCCGTGAGCCGGCGGGCTTCCTTCGGGTCGGCGGCGACGACGACGACGTCGACGTCCATCGTCTCCGCCTCCGTTTCGACGGTGACGTTGCCACCGGCCTCGTCGATCGACTCGACCCGTTCGGAGCAGCGGATCGACGCGCCCGCGGTCCGCGCGCGCTCGGCGAGCTGCTCGGGGATCGCGCGCATCCCCGCCGCAGGCACCGCGATCTGCCCGTCGGAGAGCGCCTTGAACGTGTACTCGAAGACGCGCTTGGAGGTCGACAGCGACCGGTCGAGCGTGATCCCGCCGTAGAAGGGGGCGACGAAGTGCTCGACGTAGTCCTCGGAGAAGCCCCACTCGCGGAGGTACGACCGGATCGACCGGTCCGCGGCGCGGAAGACCTCCGACTCCGTCCGCGTGCCGACGTGCTGGCGGAGCAGCAGCGTCCGGAGTTTGTCGCTCAGCGTTACCTCGGCGTTCCGGATGGACGCCGGGGCCGAGCGGAGGTCTCTGAGGGGATCCGAGAGCACCGACCGCGACCCGGGGCGGGCGATGACCGCGCCGGGGCGGAAGTACCGGAGGTCGAGCGCGTCCAGATCCAGCTCCCGGCGAACCGCCGGGTAGGCGGTGAAGAGGACCTGGAAGCCGCGGTCGAGCGTGAACCCGTCTCGCGTCTCGGTCCGGACCCGACCCCCCACGGTCGAACGTCGCTCTACCACGGTCACGTCCGCGCCCGAAGCGGCGAGTCGTCGGGCGGCGACGAGGCCGGCCAGTCCCGCGCCGACGACCGCGACGGATTCTCCGTCCATAGTCGACCTTCGCTCGGTGGACACAAAGAGACTGCGAGTGTCTCCGGTCGCGCCGGTTCCCCCGGCGGCGAGTGAATAGGGATTTGTCCGTCGGATCGTAACGCCGAGTATGCAAACGACAGCGGCGTTCCGCGGACTCGTCTGCACCGAGACCGGCGAGCGCTACGACGCGACGGCGACCGGGCCGAGCGACGCCGGGGCGCGGCTCGAAGCCGCGTACGACTACGACGCCGTCGACTGGACGGACGGCGCGCTTGCCGACGCGCCGGCGTCGATGTGGCGCTACGGCGACCTGCTCGCCTTCGATGATCCCGTCACCGCCCAGGAGGGCGGGACGCCGCTGGTCTCGGCTCCGGCACTCGCCGAAGAGGCCGGACTCGGTGGCCTTTCGGTCAAAGACGAGAGTCGAAACCCGACGGGAACTATCCTGGACCGGGGGCTCGCCCCGGCGGTGACCGCCGCCCGCGAGGCCGACGCGGAACTGGTCGCGCTCGCGGCGGCCGGCAACGCCGGCCAGTCCGCCGCCTCGTACGCGGGGATGGCCGAACTCCGCTCGTACGCCTTCGTCCCCTCGCGGTCGCCGTTCTCGAACAAGGCGATGATCAACGTCCACGGCGGGGAGATGCGCGTCGTCGGCGGACGGTACCCGGACGCCGAGGCGGCGCTGCACGAGCAGTTGCAGTCGGAGTGGCACACCCTCCAGGAGTTCGACAACCCGTACCGCCACGACGGGATCAAGACGGTCGCGTTCGAGGTCGCCGAGGCCGGTGGGTGGACTCGGCCGGACGCCGTGGTCGTCCCGGCGGGCACCGGCGAGGTCGTCGCCGGCGTCGCGAAGGGGTTCCGCGAACTCCGGGAGGTCGGGGTCCTCGATTCGCTCCCGCGAATCTTCGCCGCACAGCCGTCGGGGTGTGCACCGGTCGTGACCGCGTACGAACGGGACGCCGACTCGGTTGAGCCCTGGGAGTCGCCGGACACGATCGTCGGCGAGTTGGAGATCACCGACCCGAAGGGCGGGGCCGCCGCGCTCGAAGCGATCGAAGAGACCGACGGCGGTGCCGTCGCCGTCGACGACGAGGAGGGCCTAGAGAGCGCCGTCCTCGCCGCCCAGCGCGTGGGACTGGAGGTCGGCGCGGCCGGCGGCGTCGCGCTCGCGGCCGTCGACGAACTCGCGGGGGAGGGCGTCCTCGGTCCGGACGATCGCGTCGTCGCGCTCAACACCGAGTCGGGGACGAAGACGGCGGACGTGCTCCGGAGTCACCTGATGGGCAAGGGGGTGTAGGTCGACGAGGGCCGAGCCACCCCGCGGGTTTCGACTCGACTCTCGTCGCGGTTTTCCACCGTCAGGTTATTACTTTAGACCGGTCTAAACCGGCGTATGTTGAGCGACGTGATGGAGGACTACCTGAAGGTCATCTACGAGATCCAGGCGCGGTCGGGGCCGCCGGTCTCCACCTCCGCGGTCGCCGAGGCCCTCGACAAGACGCCGGCGACGGTGACGAGTATGCTCGGGACGCTCGAGGAGCGCGGACTCGTGACGCGCGAGAAGTACAAGGGAGCGGAGCTCACGCCGGAGGGCGAGACGGTCGCGCTGGAAGTGCTGCGGCACCATCGACTGTTGGAGGCGTACCTCGCCGAGCAGTTGGATTACTCCTGGAGCGAGGTGCACGACGAGGCCGACGCGCTGGAACACCACATCAGCGAGGAGTTCGAGCGGCGCGTCGCGGCGGCGCTGGACGACCCCGCGGTCGACCCGCACGGCGACCCGATTCCCTCCGCCGATCTCAGCCCGCTGGAAGAGGACGAGACCACGCCGCTTTCGGCCCGTGAGGTCGGCGACCGGGTCGTCGTCTCCCGCGTCAGCGACCGCGACCGCGACGAACTGGAGTACCTCGCGGACGCCGGCGTCACGCCGGGAACGACGCTCGAAGTCGTCGACGTCGCTCCCTTCGGGATGGTCACCGTCCGGACAGACGGGGGAGGCGAACAGAGCCTCCCGGACTCCGTCGCCGACGCGATCCGCGTCCGGCCGATCGACGAGCGGACCGGTCCCGACGATCGAGCCGAGGTGACCGACGCGTGAGTACCTACCTCGAGATCCTGGTCGTGGCGTTCGTCGCGCAGCTGGCCGTCCTCCCCGGCGAGAAGGTCCAGTTCATCATCGCGGGGCTCTCGACGCGGTACGACCCGAAGGTGGTCGTCGCGGCCGCGGGGTCCGCCTTCGCCGGGTGGACGGCCGTCGAGATTCTCCTCGGCCGGGCACTGCAGGCGGCGCTGCCGCCGGTCGTCCTCGACGCGGTGACGGCGGCGCTCTTTCTGGCGTTCGCCGTGCTCCTGTACCGCTCGGCCCCCTCAGCGGGGACGGAGACGACCGCGGCCGCGTCGACCGAGACCGACGGCGGTTTCGCGGACCTCGCTGCAGTGGACCTCCCGGGACCGCTGGAGCGCTACTCGGGGTCCTTCGACGGCTTTCTCCCCATCTTCGTGATGATGGTCACCGGGGAGTTCGGCGACAAGACGCAGCTGGTCACGATCGGTCTGGCGGTCCAGTACGGCGCGACGTCGGCGATCTGGGTCGGCGAGATGCTCGCGATCATCCCGATCAGCCTCGCGAACGCGTACTTCTTCCACACGTTCGCCCACCGGGTCGACATGCGGAAGGCCCACTTCGCCGCGGCGGCGCTCTTCGCGTTCTTCGGCGCCGACACGGTCCTCTCGATCCTGACCGGGTTCTCCTTCTGGGAGACGTTCATCGGCGCGATCAGCGCCGCGGCGGCCGGGCTCGTCTGAGCGCCGCTGGGCGACGCGGTCGACCGGCCGTCCGTTCGGCTTCGGATCTTTTTTCTCACCGCTCACCCTGTGTCCGTTCGATGACGAGTCTCGTCGCGACGCTCGGTGCCGGCGTCGTCTTCGGCGTCGCGCTCGCGGCCCCGCCCGGACCGATGAACGCGATCATCGCCGAGGAGAGCGTGCTCCGTGGGTGGATCGCGGGATTCAAGGCCGGCCTCGGGGCGATGACCGCCGACGGAATCTTCTTCGTGCTCGCGCTGCTCGGCGTCGTCACGTTCGTCGAGCGGTTCCCGCTCGTCCGCGCGGCGATGATCGGCCTCGGCGGCGTGTTGATGCTGTATTTCGCCTACGGCGCCGCCACCGACGTCCGGTCGTCGTTCACGGCCGGCGGCGGGGCTTCGGACGCCGAGGACCCCCGCGTCGGGACGGGGTTCAGAAAGGCGTTCGTGCTGGCGCTCACGAACCCCTATCAGATCCTCTTCTGGCTCACGATCGGCGTCGGGCTGCTCCGGCCGGGGACGCTCGACGTCCTGGCGCAGACGCCGTACGTCGGCGAGTCGCTGGCGGGAGTCGTCGTCGTCGACACCGGATCGCCGGCGCTCATCGCGGGCTTCTTCGGAGGGATCTCCCTCTGGATCACCGGCTTCCCGGCCGCGCTCGTAAGCGCCGAGCGGCGCGTCGACGCCTTCGCGCCGATCGTCGCCGGGGTCAGCGCCGTCGTTCTCGCGGGGTTCGGCGTCCTCTTCCTGGCACAGAGCGCCGGGACGTTTCTCCCGTAGGCCCGCCGGGAGTGACATCGCCGGTGCGCCGCCGGCTCTCGCCGCTGCAAGAACGCACCGCGGGCTCTCGCCGCCGCGAGAACGGGAAGCCATTTGGGGCGTCCGGCGAAACGGGAGCTATGTTCGAGAAGACGACGTGGATCAAACTCCCCCGGAACGTCCTCGTCGGCCACGGCGTTCTCGATGACCTCGCGGCGGCGGTCGAGGATCTCTACCTCTCGGGTCGCCCGCTCGTGGTGACGAGTCCGACGCCGAACGACCTGGTGGGCGATCGGGTGCGCGCCCAGTTCGACGTGGCCGGAACGACCGCGATCGAGACGGCGAGCTTCGACGCCGTCGAGCGCGTCGTCGCCGCCGCCGAAGACGCCGAGGCCGGTTACCTGATCGGGCTCGGGGGCGGCAAGCCGATCGACACCGCGAAGATGGCCTCCGATCGCCTCGGGTGTGGCTTCGTCTCGGTGCCGACCGCCGCCAGCCACGACGGCATCGTCTCCGGACGCTCGTCGATCCCCGAAGGCGACACCCGTCACTCGGTCGCCGCCGACCCCCCGCTGGCCGTCGTCGCCGACACGGAGACCCTCGCGGAGGCCCCCTGGGAGCTCACGACCGCCGGCTGTGCGGACATCATCTCGAACTACACCGCCGTCAAGGACTGGCAGCTGGCCCACCGGCTGAAGAACGTCGAGTACAGCGAGTACGCCGGCGCGCTCTCGCAGATGACCGCGGAGATGCTCGTCGAGTCCGCCGAGGCGATCAAGCCCGGCTTCGAGGAGTCGGCGTGGCTCGTCGCGAAGGCGCTCGTCTCCTCGGGCGTCGCGATGTCCATCGCCGGGTCGTCGCGGCCGGCCTCGGGCGCGGAACACCTCATCTCCCACCAGCTCGACCGACTCGTGCCGGGGGCCGCGCTCCACGGCCACCAGGTCGGCGTCGCCGCCGTCGTGACGGAGTACCTCCACTCGGGCGAACGCGGCGAGTGGGCCGACATCCGCGACGCCCTCGAAGCGATGGGCGCGCCGACGACTGCCTCGGAACTCGGCATCGACGACGACACGTTCTTAGAGGCGCTGACGACCGCCCACTCGATCCGCGACCGGTACACGATCCTCGGCGACGGCGTCAGCGAGGACGCCGCCCTCGAAGCGGCGACGTTCACGGGCGTGATCTGAGCCGGCGATCGAGCGTCGCCGCGGAAGCGACCGACGGCCGGTTCGGGAGACGAGGACGAGACGGGATCCGAAGACGGATTAGGACCGGTTTCCAACTCCGGGTATGGCAACTTCGAGCGCCGACAACGCGGTCAAACGCCACCCGCTCGCGGTCACCGCCCTGCTCTCGGTCGTCGGCTACGCCGCCGTCGTCGGGACGTTCCTCGGCGTCGTTCCGAGAAGCGTGTTCCCCGACCTGTCGCTGTGGGCGGTGAACCGCCTCGCCGACGCCATCGCGGTCGTCAACGCCGCGAACGTCCTCGTGATCGCCGCCGGCTGGCGGTGGATCCGCCGCGACGAGGTCGAAAAGCACGCGGCCGCGATGGTGACTTCCTTCCTCCTCATCCTCGTGTTTCTCGTCCTCTATCTCACGAAGATCGGCGGCGGCGGCACGAAGGAGTTCGTGGGGCCGACGCTCGTCTACTACCCGTACCTGACGATGCTCGCGATCCACATCGTGCTCTCGATCGTGTCGGTGCCGGTGGTGCTGTACGCGCTCGTCCTCGGCGTCACCCACTCGCCGGCGGAACTCAGAAGCGAGACGCCGCACCGCCGCGTCGGTCGGATCGCCGCCGCCTCGTGGCTGCTCTCGCTCGCGCTCGGCGTCGTCACGTACCTGCTCCTGAACCACGCCTTCAGTTGGGAGTACGTCGAATCGGCCGCGGCGACGCTGCTGCTGCTCTGAGCTCCGGTACCGAACCCCGAGGCGCCGTCGACCGAACCCCCTCCGCCGATCCGTTCGCTCGGCCGCCGAATGTCGAGGATTTTTATCGCCGCGACGAAACCCACGGGTATGCGCGTCGCGTTCGTCTCGCTGTACCCCGATCAACTCAGTTCGGACGGCGCCACGAGGCGAACGCGACGGATCGCCGAGCGGCTCGCCGCGCGCGGTCACGAGGTCGTCTTCTGC is drawn from Halobellus limi and contains these coding sequences:
- a CDS encoding metal-dependent transcriptional regulator: MLSDVMEDYLKVIYEIQARSGPPVSTSAVAEALDKTPATVTSMLGTLEERGLVTREKYKGAELTPEGETVALEVLRHHRLLEAYLAEQLDYSWSEVHDEADALEHHISEEFERRVAAALDDPAVDPHGDPIPSADLSPLEEDETTPLSAREVGDRVVVSRVSDRDRDELEYLADAGVTPGTTLEVVDVAPFGMVTVRTDGGGEQSLPDSVADAIRVRPIDERTGPDDRAEVTDA
- the mfnA gene encoding tyrosine decarboxylase MfnA — encoded protein: MQRAAPQTFDRVLSSMCTEPHPAAREAAERFLATNPGDPATYAEIGELEARAVAMLGELAGLDSTFPNQAGVRTAARDGPPHGYVTSGGTEANIQAVRSARNRADADEPNVVAPESVHFSFTKAAEVLGVELRTVPTDADHRADVDAVAAAIDEDTVLVVGVAGTTEYGRVDPIPELAELAHDAGAYCHVDAAWGGFLLPFTDHEWHFGHAPIDSMTIDPHKCGRAVIPAGGLLFRERTGMDALAVDTPYLESTSQASLTGTRSGAGVAGAAAAMDALWPDGYRREYERADRLARWLAGELRERGFDVADVELPIVVVDLSAATFEALRDRGWRLSRTGSGLVRIVVMPHVSREMLVSFLGDLDETR
- a CDS encoding NAD(P)/FAD-dependent oxidoreductase, which encodes MDGESVAVVGAGLAGLVAARRLAASGADVTVVERRSTVGGRVRTETRDGFTLDRGFQVLFTAYPAVRRELDLDALDLRYFRPGAVIARPGSRSVLSDPLRDLRSAPASIRNAEVTLSDKLRTLLLRQHVGTRTESEVFRAADRSIRSYLREWGFSEDYVEHFVAPFYGGITLDRSLSTSKRVFEYTFKALSDGQIAVPAAGMRAIPEQLAERARTAGASIRCSERVESIDEAGGNVTVETEAETMDVDVVVVAADPKEARRLTGVESIPVEARGCVTQYYRLPAEDAPRTGRKILLNAADPSPNTVVPMSEVAPEYAPDGTALFNATFLGDAALERDASALAEETRLTLESWYPERDFSGLEPVRTHRIEFAQFDQPPGIHESLPDARAPGGSTYLAGDYTAWSSIQGAMRSGREAARAVERDR
- a CDS encoding DUF420 domain-containing protein, which codes for MATSSADNAVKRHPLAVTALLSVVGYAAVVGTFLGVVPRSVFPDLSLWAVNRLADAIAVVNAANVLVIAAGWRWIRRDEVEKHAAAMVTSFLLILVFLVLYLTKIGGGGTKEFVGPTLVYYPYLTMLAIHIVLSIVSVPVVLYALVLGVTHSPAELRSETPHRRVGRIAAASWLLSLALGVVTYLLLNHAFSWEYVESAAATLLLL
- a CDS encoding TMEM165/GDT1 family protein, producing MSTYLEILVVAFVAQLAVLPGEKVQFIIAGLSTRYDPKVVVAAAGSAFAGWTAVEILLGRALQAALPPVVLDAVTAALFLAFAVLLYRSAPSAGTETTAAASTETDGGFADLAAVDLPGPLERYSGSFDGFLPIFVMMVTGEFGDKTQLVTIGLAVQYGATSAIWVGEMLAIIPISLANAYFFHTFAHRVDMRKAHFAAAALFAFFGADTVLSILTGFSFWETFIGAISAAAAGLV
- a CDS encoding threonine synthase gives rise to the protein MQTTAAFRGLVCTETGERYDATATGPSDAGARLEAAYDYDAVDWTDGALADAPASMWRYGDLLAFDDPVTAQEGGTPLVSAPALAEEAGLGGLSVKDESRNPTGTILDRGLAPAVTAAREADAELVALAAAGNAGQSAASYAGMAELRSYAFVPSRSPFSNKAMINVHGGEMRVVGGRYPDAEAALHEQLQSEWHTLQEFDNPYRHDGIKTVAFEVAEAGGWTRPDAVVVPAGTGEVVAGVAKGFRELREVGVLDSLPRIFAAQPSGCAPVVTAYERDADSVEPWESPDTIVGELEITDPKGGAAALEAIEETDGGAVAVDDEEGLESAVLAAQRVGLEVGAAGGVALAAVDELAGEGVLGPDDRVVALNTESGTKTADVLRSHLMGKGV
- a CDS encoding metallophosphoesterase is translated as MDDIDYLPRAVYLSGADALVVADLHVGRSESSAVEYPLGERRDLLERLRDLLGAVGPETVVFAGDILHRFGTVSERSRETVERVVAACHDAGGDPVFVRGNHDAALDSVRDDVRDAYLAGDDPRTVVCHGHEEPPLDAERYVIGHDHPAIEIEGRRRPCFLDVPDAYRGADVLMLPAFSRLAAGVEINDARDDNLLSPLVCGLDRARPIVYDEDRAEALAFPPLESFRRLL
- a CDS encoding J domain-containing protein — translated: MIPEWVSSLPPWLVFGLLGGGLASVVVAGVFLVGGRLFPDEPAPRGHRVDGSARRRTEIRKYLRTISEPFVEDHAIHGETVEFYLPRRDVALTFDAQAYFRLERAGTYTVLCEHEMPVHALGRRLPFDVPEFDFGPRGRTSNDPVGEAFDHLDLARTASPEAVRDAYRDRVKTVHPDHGGSQAEFKRLQEAYATAREHAAE
- a CDS encoding NAD(P)-dependent glycerol-1-phosphate dehydrogenase, translating into MFEKTTWIKLPRNVLVGHGVLDDLAAAVEDLYLSGRPLVVTSPTPNDLVGDRVRAQFDVAGTTAIETASFDAVERVVAAAEDAEAGYLIGLGGGKPIDTAKMASDRLGCGFVSVPTAASHDGIVSGRSSIPEGDTRHSVAADPPLAVVADTETLAEAPWELTTAGCADIISNYTAVKDWQLAHRLKNVEYSEYAGALSQMTAEMLVESAEAIKPGFEESAWLVAKALVSSGVAMSIAGSSRPASGAEHLISHQLDRLVPGAALHGHQVGVAAVVTEYLHSGERGEWADIRDALEAMGAPTTASELGIDDDTFLEALTTAHSIRDRYTILGDGVSEDAALEAATFTGVI
- a CDS encoding LysE family translocator; amino-acid sequence: MTSLVATLGAGVVFGVALAAPPGPMNAIIAEESVLRGWIAGFKAGLGAMTADGIFFVLALLGVVTFVERFPLVRAAMIGLGGVLMLYFAYGAATDVRSSFTAGGGASDAEDPRVGTGFRKAFVLALTNPYQILFWLTIGVGLLRPGTLDVLAQTPYVGESLAGVVVVDTGSPALIAGFFGGISLWITGFPAALVSAERRVDAFAPIVAGVSAVVLAGFGVLFLAQSAGTFLP